The DNA segment AGTCGACGGATCGACCGCCGGGGTTGGCGTCGCCCGGCAGTCCGGCCTCCCGGCCACAGGCGGCGAGCTCCTGCTCCATCTCGGCGACGTGGCGATGGCCCCCGAGGCCGTAGGCGCGGACGCTTTCGTTCACCTCGCCGAACATGAGATCCGCCTTCACCTCGCGGCCGGCGCCCGAGACGCCGCTCTTCGCGTCGACGACGAGGTCGCCGACGAGCCCGGCCCGGGCGAGCGGCGCGAGGGCGAGGAGCGTCGCCGTCGGGTAGCAGCCGGGCACCCCGACGATCCGGATCGGGGCGTCGACGAGCGCCGTAAGCGCGGATCGGTGAAGCTCGGGCAGGCCGTACACGGCGACCGGCAGGAGCTCGGGCGCCGGGTGCTCGAAGCCATACCAGCGCGGGTAGTCCGCGGCGTCGCGGAGCCGGAAGTCCGGTCCGAGGTCGACGACGAGCCGGCCTCCCGCCGCGAGCCCCGGGACGAGCGCACCCGCCGCCCCGTGGGGGAGGGCGAGGAAGTATGCATCGGCGTCGGGGGTCGCGGCGTCCACCGTGAGGCTCGTCGAGCCGAGGTGGGGGTGGACACCGTTGAGCGGAGCATGGTCGCGATCGCGGCCGACGAGCCCGACGATGTCGACGAACGGATGTCGGGCGAGCAGGCGGACCAGCTCGCCGCCGGCATACCCGGTCGCGCCGATGATGGCGACCCGGATCCGGGCGGCCCGGTCGTGGCGGCGGTCCGCGATCGACGCAGCGACGATCTCCGCCTCGGCGCGCGCGCTCACCGGCGCACGTGGTCGCTCACGGGCGACCGCGCTGGGCACGTCTCCGATCCGTGGACCGCTGCCATGACATGCATGATGATACAGGGCATATGCATAGTCATGCAACGACCGGGCGTTGGAACGGGCCGCTCACGAGCACCTCGCCCTCCTCTGGCGATTCGTCCGGGCGGAGGATCCGGTAGCGATGATGGATCTCGGTCGGGCCCGCGGACAGCATCGCGTTGACCGGGCAGTACCTCGTCGCGGAGAGCTCGATGCAGCGACGGATTGCCGCGGTCTCGAGGCCGGGTCCGGTCATCTCGTGCACGACGTCGATCCGGGTGAAGTAGTCGGGATGGCCGTCGCGCTGCTCGGCCCGCACGTGGATCACGTACGCGACGAGCTCCTGACGCTGCTTGAGGGCGATCGAGTGGACGTCGATGCCAGCGCATGCCGCGAGCGCCGCGATCACCGCCTCGGTCGGCCGGAGGGCCGTGTCACCGGCCGCCGAGTCGAAACCGATCTCGTGGCCGGATCCGGTGCTGGCGACGAAGCGGTCGCCACCGGCGTGGCGGACGTCGACGGTCTTGACCTTCACGATCCGTGCGCTCCTCGAGGGTGGGGAAGACTCGATCCGTATGGCGGATGGTAGTCCGCGCGGCGCGACGATCAGGCGACCGGCCGGACTGCCTCGAGCGGTGTCCCGTTCGCGGGCTCGATCGTGGTGAGGAACTGCTCCCGGTAGAGGCGGGCATAGAGACCGTCGCGGGCGACAAGCTCGGCGTGGGTCCCGCGCTCCACGATCCGCCCCCGATCGTAGACGAGGATGAGATCGGCTCGCAGGATCGTCGAGAGTCGGTGGGCGATGGCGATCGTCGTGCGGGTCTCCTCGAGTCGCTCGAGGGCGGTCTGGATGAGTCGCTCGCTCACCGTGTCGAGGGCGGACGTCGCTTCGTCGAGGATGAGGATCCGCGGATCCTTGAGGAGGACGCGGGCGATCGCGATCCGCTGCTTCTCGCCGCCTGAGAGCTTGTAGCCCCGTTCGCCCACGATCGTGTCGTAGCCGTCCGGCAGCTCCGCGATCCGATCGTGCATCGCGGCGGCCCTGGTCGCCGCCTCGAGCTCGGCAACGGTCGCCTCGGGTCGGGCGTAGAGGAGGTTCTCCCGGATGCTCGCGTGGAACAGGTAGGTCTCCTGGGTGACGAAGCCGATCACCTCACCGAGCGAGACGAGGGTGATCCCGCGAACGTCGAGGTCGTCGATCTCGACCGCCCCGCCCGTGACATCGT comes from the Chloroflexota bacterium genome and includes:
- a CDS encoding N-acetyl-gamma-glutamyl-phosphate reductase produces the protein MRVAIIGATGYAGGELVRLLARHPFVDIVGLVGRDRDHAPLNGVHPHLGSTSLTVDAATPDADAYFLALPHGAAGALVPGLAAGGRLVVDLGPDFRLRDAADYPRWYGFEHPAPELLPVAVYGLPELHRSALTALVDAPIRIVGVPGCYPTATLLALAPLARAGLVGDLVVDAKSGVSGAGREVKADLMFGEVNESVRAYGLGGHRHVAEMEQELAACGREAGLPGDANPGGRSVDFVPHLIPMDRGILSTCHVRPTRPVDQAELDRLYDAAYRDEPFVHVVASGLGPATKHVRGSNDARVRVLHDTRTNRILALGVIDNLVKGAAGQAIQAFNLAAGLPETAGLDQLPIAP
- a CDS encoding OsmC family protein: MKVKTVDVRHAGGDRFVASTGSGHEIGFDSAAGDTALRPTEAVIAALAACAGIDVHSIALKQRQELVAYVIHVRAEQRDGHPDYFTRIDVVHEMTGPGLETAAIRRCIELSATRYCPVNAMLSAGPTEIHHRYRILRPDESPEEGEVLVSGPFQRPVVA